The following coding sequences are from one Eretmochelys imbricata isolate rEreImb1 chromosome 12, rEreImb1.hap1, whole genome shotgun sequence window:
- the RANBP10 gene encoding ran-binding protein 10 isoform X3: MREWRAKIQGTIKRFPIGDRLGEWQAMLQNMVSSYLVHHGYCATATAFARVTETTIQEEQTSIKNRQRIQKLVLAGRVGEAIEATQQLYPGLLEHNPNLLFMLKCRQFVEMVNGTDSEVRCLSAHSPKSQDSYPASPSLSPRHGSNNSHVHSTGADSPSCSNGVTSTKSKQSHSKYPALSSSSSSSSSSSPSSVNYSESNSTDSTKSQQHSSTSNQETSDSEMEMEAEHYPNGVLENSSTRIMNGTYKHEEILQTDESSMEDGCPQRQLCGGNHAATERMIQFGRELQTLSEQLCREYGKNTTHKKMLQDAFSLLAYSDPWNCPVGQQLDPIQREPVCAALNSAILESQNLPKQPPLMLALGQASECLRLMARVGLGSCSFARVDDCLH, encoded by the exons ATGAGGGAGTGGCGAGCAAAGATTCAGGGCACCATTAAGCGGTTTCCCATAGGAGACAGACTAGGCGAGTGGCAAGCAATGCTGCAGAA TATGGTGTCTTCCTACCTGGTTCATCATGGGTACTGTGCAACAGCGACGGCCTTTGCCAGAGTGACAGAAACCACAATCCAGGAAGAACAGACCTCCATAAAGAACAGGCAAA GAATACAGAAGCTAGTCTTAGCAGGCAGAGTGGGAGAGGCTATAGAGGCCACGCAGCAGCTCTACCCTGGCCTCCTAGAACACAACCCTAACCTGCTCTTCATGTTAAA GTGCCGACAGTTTGTGGAGATGGTGAATGGAACAGACAGCGAAGTGCGGTGTTTGAGTGCCCACAGCCCCAAGTCACAGGACAGTTACCCAGCatcccccagcctgagccccagacACGGATCGAACAACTCGCATGTTCACAGCACTG GAGCAGACAGCCCAAGCTGTAGCAACGGAGTCACAtccacaaaaagcaaacaaagccaCAGTAAATACCCAGCACTGAGTTCATCGtcgtcctcttcctcctcttcctctccttcgTCGGTGAACTACTCTGAGTCCAATTCAACAGACTCCACCAAATCCCAGCAGCATAGCAGTACAAGTAACCAGGAGACCAG TGACAGTGAGATGGAGATGGAGGCTGAGCATTACCCCAATGGAGTCCTTGAAAACTCCTCCACCAGGATAATGAATGGCACCTACAAACATGAAGAGATCCTCCAGACGGACGAGTCCAGCATGG AAGACGGCTGCCCCCAGAGACAGCTCTGCGGGGGGAACCATGCTGCCACAGAGCGAATGATCCAGTTTGGGCGGGAGCTGCAGACTCTGAGCGAGCAGCTCTGCAGAGAGTACGGGAAGAACACGACGCACAAGAAGATGCTGCAG GACGCTTTCAGCCTGCTGGCATACTCTGACCCCTGGAACTGCCCTGTTGGGCAGCAGCTGGATCCAATCCAGAGGGAACCTGTGTGTGCTGCTCTCAATAGTGCTATATTGG AATCTCAGAACCTGCCAAAGCAGCCCCCGCTGATGCTTGCCCTGGGCCAGGCCTCCGAGTGTTTGCGGCTCATGGCTCGTGTGGGCTTGGGTTCCTGCTCCTTTGCCAGAGTTGACGACTGTTTGCACTAG